A part of Carnobacterium gallinarum DSM 4847 genomic DNA contains:
- a CDS encoding ATP-binding protein: protein MKFKQPFHKVYHNLLLTTANEVWAYFTCPSDYIFGQNKEIQEKHKQKWNQFLQSLRRFEDFELFLNPHSYNLSERLAAFSENFDEQAELMGDSLVDRTLSELESQLRVLTTEKFYIGVKLSSLSSATSVKGKAMEVVDYYAGKLLSLNHYHLTVDEDFLKRYRSIESEIFQLVGTVNGRRLTEQEVLQACRYPYVRGMKTSFDLDFVGNSSYSLTDTILDPTEEQGLLKLRSSEGTSYIALLPIHKFAPNLAFNHVAEVVQSLPFPVEFRLKGHFEPLKGGRGLKGKSSRAAKRLKNSAKETVSMGDAEMKSSRFNRYALTDLNNKIDLRVPVIKWLGLFGIFGQTPEECRSRIRTVISLCQSRNVEIVKGLADQVFLFHQFLAGNKLGQEKNWLHYTTVEGISEMLLGVENRIGDNVGIPIGMVSELKNTRNLTPKEVAKTSRKPVFFNPAIGNQNDIADKKANSPHIAITGPTGNGKSYLAKFIFFLSVLMNGKGLYVDPKSEFFDWIMEVINHPLYQEKYPDTCAFIQQHFHQVRLDPNKTSNKGVLDPFCFIPNRVAAKDMAQDLFEELYDFTSAREKKSRLAMLEGIETVLKRRDQGERIGLLHVVDFMLESTHEEVRDTASLIKKSVQGSILELAFSYGENKGLNLTNKVTVLEVLGLEMPRAETLSSDYSATQRKSVMLMMSIGKFCELFGLRDREESTVVLFDESWIFNSSKNGRAIIKSMRRVGRSFNNTLIIVTQSVKDTAEEDDTGNFGRIFAYDDKDEREEILRHLGLEITSENIDWLKNLPKYHCLYLDLRGRVGKMLVYCPYEEIHQMLQTVKKNTSADVETTFSA from the coding sequence ATGAAGTTTAAGCAACCATTCCATAAGGTTTATCATAATTTATTGCTTACTACAGCGAATGAAGTCTGGGCATATTTTACTTGCCCTAGCGATTATATTTTTGGTCAAAATAAAGAAATTCAAGAAAAGCACAAACAAAAATGGAATCAATTTTTACAAAGCTTACGCCGCTTTGAAGACTTTGAACTATTTCTAAATCCGCATTCCTATAATCTTAGTGAGCGGCTAGCTGCTTTCTCCGAAAATTTTGATGAACAAGCAGAATTAATGGGAGATAGTTTAGTTGATCGAACACTTTCCGAATTAGAAAGTCAGCTTCGAGTCCTCACAACAGAAAAATTTTATATTGGGGTTAAGCTTTCTAGTTTATCTTCTGCAACATCTGTAAAAGGAAAAGCTATGGAAGTGGTTGACTATTATGCTGGAAAACTATTATCCCTTAACCACTATCACCTAACTGTTGATGAAGATTTTTTAAAACGATACCGTTCAATTGAATCAGAAATCTTTCAACTCGTTGGAACGGTTAATGGACGTAGGCTTACTGAACAAGAGGTGCTACAAGCTTGCCGTTATCCTTATGTACGTGGAATGAAGACTTCTTTTGATCTTGATTTTGTGGGAAATAGCAGCTATTCATTAACAGATACCATTCTTGATCCTACAGAAGAACAAGGCTTATTAAAGCTAAGAAGCTCGGAAGGAACTAGCTACATTGCACTGCTTCCTATTCATAAATTTGCCCCTAATTTGGCATTCAATCATGTAGCAGAAGTGGTGCAAAGCCTCCCCTTTCCAGTGGAGTTTCGACTCAAAGGGCATTTTGAACCCTTAAAAGGTGGTAGAGGATTAAAAGGAAAGTCTTCTCGTGCCGCCAAAAGGTTAAAAAATAGCGCAAAAGAAACAGTCTCTATGGGTGATGCCGAAATGAAATCCAGCCGTTTTAATCGTTATGCTTTAACCGACCTAAACAATAAAATAGATTTAAGAGTCCCTGTCATTAAATGGCTGGGACTTTTTGGTATCTTTGGACAAACACCAGAAGAATGTCGCAGTCGGATTCGTACTGTCATTTCTTTATGCCAATCTCGAAATGTAGAAATTGTAAAAGGATTAGCCGATCAAGTTTTTCTCTTCCATCAATTTTTAGCTGGTAACAAACTAGGACAAGAAAAAAATTGGCTTCACTATACTACAGTTGAAGGTATCAGTGAAATGTTATTAGGTGTTGAAAATCGGATTGGTGATAATGTAGGAATTCCTATTGGTATGGTCTCGGAATTGAAAAATACTAGAAACCTAACTCCAAAAGAGGTTGCAAAAACTAGCCGAAAACCTGTTTTCTTTAATCCAGCTATTGGGAACCAAAATGATATCGCCGATAAAAAGGCCAATAGTCCGCACATTGCCATCACTGGACCCACTGGAAATGGAAAATCCTACTTGGCAAAGTTTATTTTCTTCCTTTCAGTTTTAATGAATGGAAAAGGTTTGTATGTTGACCCTAAATCTGAGTTCTTTGATTGGATTATGGAGGTTATCAATCATCCACTTTATCAAGAAAAATATCCTGATACTTGCGCTTTCATTCAACAGCACTTCCATCAAGTACGACTTGATCCAAATAAAACCAGTAACAAGGGTGTTCTTGATCCCTTCTGCTTTATTCCTAATCGAGTAGCCGCAAAAGATATGGCTCAAGATTTATTTGAAGAGCTTTATGACTTTACTAGTGCTAGAGAGAAAAAATCAAGATTGGCAATGTTAGAAGGAATAGAAACTGTATTAAAAAGAAGAGATCAAGGCGAACGAATAGGATTACTTCATGTGGTCGACTTCATGCTGGAGAGTACACATGAAGAGGTTCGAGATACAGCCAGCTTAATAAAAAAATCAGTACAGGGTTCTATTTTAGAATTAGCCTTTAGTTATGGTGAAAACAAAGGGCTGAATCTCACCAATAAAGTCACTGTCCTAGAAGTCTTAGGTTTAGAAATGCCTCGTGCAGAAACACTTAGCAGTGACTACAGTGCTACACAGAGAAAGTCTGTCATGTTGATGATGTCTATAGGAAAATTCTGTGAACTTTTTGGTTTGCGTGATCGAGAAGAAAGCACTGTTGTTCTATTCGATGAAAGTTGGATTTTTAATTCTTCTAAAAATGGACGTGCGATTATCAAATCCATGCGCAGAGTTGGTCGAAGTTTCAATAATACTCTTATCATCGTTACTCAATCTGTTAAAGATACAGCAGAAGAAGATGACACAGGAAACTTTGGACGAATCTTTGCTTATGATGACAAAGATGAACGTGAAGAAATTCTTCGCCATTTAGGATTAGAAATAACCAGTGAAAATATAGACTGGTTAAAAAACTTACCCAAATACCATTGTCTTTATTTAGATTTACGTGGTCGTGTTGGGAAAATGCTTGTCTACTGCCCTTATGAAGAAATTCATCAAATGCTGCAAACGGTCAAAAAAAATACAAGTGCAGATGTGGAAACGACCTTTAGCGCTTAG
- a CDS encoding CD3337/EF1877 family mobilome membrane protein, whose amino-acid sequence MLLKDLFDIDSFQSFFEKGGWFSINENLQSVLNAMLNIAFGLIKYLVLALDYVIDKLFSLNLLEGVLPDLFSTTGAIYNKLFSVVGILLFTFVIVISVKDFFEKGISKAFIRFGIFTLIYVGSMTFFSDGANKIQEVNTLSQNVQGQLVDLTSGSLIKGNGNISENLLGSNQQLDGTSNIRNLIFDEFVIKPYALLNFGKTDLSKDQFESYLVKSSETFDQKKTDEIADKIKKDSEKNSYLTSDRMTEKVSVLLNTFIMLIVIGTAVLIIGVANILIQLLIYGILFLFPSLLFLALIPNMHHLLKNGFMLLGTLFASKIGIGFGFGLLFSILNLLDSFFVVTNIVTMIVGLFVKVLLGLFIWKNKGQIVRSLTKGKAELRDFSFNPKQALQERQQQRAQKEDQQNRYAEQTYKTQAAENDYLRSGVELDHAYRQNELQDNLLVQAGEEKTSLDETVTPFDEHPMESNEETLPIDTFHAKDSEESPNYPVENVSVFETSTEPFITETVLPTEEVDDTLVAPSPLEEEIKAPVEQIIENTEITKTIEHVSLEETPSSPTPVTQHEAKQLEKEISHLRQETYSTPELEEEQLYEST is encoded by the coding sequence ATGTTACTAAAAGATTTGTTTGATATTGATAGCTTCCAATCTTTTTTTGAAAAAGGCGGTTGGTTTAGCATCAATGAAAATTTACAAAGTGTTCTAAATGCAATGCTCAATATTGCCTTTGGATTAATCAAATACCTTGTTCTGGCGTTAGATTATGTGATAGATAAACTCTTTAGTTTAAATTTATTAGAAGGGGTGTTACCTGATTTATTCTCCACTACTGGTGCTATCTACAATAAATTATTCAGTGTTGTAGGAATTCTCCTTTTTACGTTTGTGATTGTTATTTCAGTGAAAGACTTTTTTGAAAAAGGAATTAGCAAAGCGTTCATTCGGTTTGGTATTTTTACTTTAATTTATGTTGGAAGTATGACCTTCTTTTCGGATGGTGCCAACAAAATCCAAGAAGTGAATACACTATCTCAAAATGTTCAAGGACAGTTAGTTGATTTAACAAGTGGTAGTCTAATAAAAGGAAATGGCAATATCTCAGAAAATTTACTTGGATCAAATCAACAATTAGATGGAACCAGCAATATCCGAAATCTCATTTTTGATGAATTTGTCATTAAGCCTTATGCGTTACTTAATTTTGGGAAAACTGACTTATCAAAAGATCAATTTGAATCCTATCTTGTTAAAAGCAGCGAGACATTTGATCAAAAAAAGACAGACGAAATTGCAGATAAAATAAAAAAAGACTCCGAAAAAAATTCTTATCTTACCTCAGATCGTATGACAGAAAAAGTTTCTGTTTTATTAAATACATTTATTATGCTGATTGTGATTGGAACAGCTGTACTAATCATTGGGGTTGCAAACATTTTAATCCAGCTATTAATTTACGGCATTCTGTTTCTCTTTCCCTCACTACTATTTTTAGCTTTGATTCCAAACATGCACCATCTATTAAAAAATGGCTTCATGTTATTAGGAACACTGTTTGCTTCAAAAATAGGGATTGGATTCGGCTTTGGTCTCCTGTTCTCTATTCTAAATTTGCTAGATTCCTTTTTTGTTGTAACAAACATTGTCACAATGATTGTTGGACTGTTTGTAAAAGTTTTGTTAGGTCTATTCATTTGGAAAAATAAAGGACAAATCGTTCGCTCACTTACCAAAGGAAAAGCAGAGTTAAGAGACTTTTCTTTCAATCCAAAACAAGCCCTTCAAGAAAGACAACAGCAACGAGCACAAAAAGAAGATCAGCAAAATCGCTATGCTGAACAAACCTATAAAACACAAGCCGCAGAAAATGATTACCTTCGTTCAGGAGTAGAATTGGATCACGCTTATCGTCAAAATGAACTACAGGATAATTTATTAGTGCAAGCTGGTGAGGAAAAAACTTCTCTTGATGAAACAGTAACACCTTTTGATGAACACCCAATGGAATCCAATGAAGAAACGCTCCCTATAGATACTTTTCATGCAAAAGATTCAGAAGAATCACCCAACTACCCTGTTGAAAATGTATCAGTCTTTGAAACAAGTACAGAACCGTTTATAACAGAAACTGTATTACCAACGGAAGAAGTTGATGATACGTTAGTTGCTCCAAGCCCTTTAGAGGAAGAAATTAAAGCTCCTGTGGAACAAATTATTGAAAATACAGAGATAACGAAGACTATAGAACATGTTTCTCTCGAAGAAACTCCTTCATCACCTACTCCAGTAACACAACATGAAGCAAAACAACTTGAAAAAGAAATTAGTCATTTAAGACAGGAAACCTATAGCACTCCAGAATTAGAAGAGGAACAGCTCTATGAAAGCACGTAA
- a CDS encoding ISNCY family transposase, protein MNEDKKYNVIKAVTEKRKDKKRACVELDLSIRQVNRLIQKYQEGGKAVFSHGNRGKKQMHAVPEDVKKQIIGLYQQFNIKPNVKHFTEILKEDYAICYTDTTIRNILYLANIISPKTQRKTRKKIKARIKAQSMKAKTKLDNPLLPRAEDQLASPEKIHPSRSRKKYQGELIQMDASSYNWFGNDVTHLHLAIDDASGDIVGGYFDTQETLNGYYHVLHQILRNRGIPLAFLTDKRTVFDYQSKTKKVVEEDTFTQFGFACHQLGIDIRTSSIPQAKGRVERLNGTVQSRLPVDLELAGIQSIVEANHFLTKWIQSFNRKFGNKTKESIYEKAPTKSEMNLLLARVANRKIDSGHHIRYQNNYYLPTEGSEDQYFTRGSKALVIESFNGEIYVNIAEKIYTTRRLKEHDDYSTEFDPIPEQKKERRQYIPPQSHPWKLESFKRYLRSIGKTLEEYEAERAA, encoded by the coding sequence ATGAATGAAGATAAGAAATATAACGTAATAAAAGCTGTCACAGAAAAAAGAAAAGATAAGAAGAGAGCTTGTGTTGAACTAGATCTCTCGATCAGACAAGTCAATCGATTAATCCAAAAATATCAAGAAGGAGGAAAGGCTGTTTTTTCACACGGCAATAGAGGAAAAAAACAGATGCATGCCGTACCGGAGGATGTAAAAAAACAAATCATTGGGCTTTATCAACAGTTTAATATAAAACCGAATGTGAAGCACTTTACTGAAATATTAAAGGAGGATTATGCGATCTGTTACACCGATACAACGATTCGAAATATTTTATACCTAGCGAATATTATCTCACCTAAAACACAAAGAAAGACACGAAAAAAAATAAAAGCTCGAATCAAAGCACAATCAATGAAAGCAAAGACAAAGCTTGATAATCCACTGCTTCCAAGAGCCGAAGATCAACTGGCTTCACCCGAAAAAATCCATCCTAGCCGCTCTAGGAAAAAATACCAAGGAGAGCTGATTCAAATGGATGCCAGTTCATACAATTGGTTCGGGAACGACGTCACCCATCTTCACTTAGCGATTGATGACGCTTCTGGGGATATCGTTGGTGGGTATTTCGACACGCAAGAAACGCTCAATGGCTATTATCATGTGCTCCATCAGATCCTCCGTAACCGAGGGATTCCTTTAGCTTTTTTAACCGATAAACGAACCGTTTTTGACTATCAATCCAAAACCAAGAAAGTCGTTGAGGAAGATACCTTCACGCAATTTGGTTTTGCCTGCCATCAACTCGGTATTGACATTCGTACCTCCTCTATTCCACAAGCGAAAGGCCGTGTAGAACGATTAAACGGCACGGTTCAATCACGACTTCCTGTAGATTTAGAATTAGCAGGGATCCAATCTATTGTGGAAGCCAATCATTTTTTAACAAAATGGATTCAATCATTTAACAGGAAGTTTGGTAATAAGACGAAGGAATCAATCTATGAGAAGGCACCTACGAAATCAGAGATGAATTTATTATTAGCACGAGTCGCAAATAGAAAAATCGATAGTGGGCATCACATTCGGTATCAAAATAACTACTATTTACCGACGGAGGGTAGCGAAGATCAGTACTTTACACGCGGATCAAAAGCCCTCGTTATCGAATCCTTTAACGGCGAAATCTATGTAAATATCGCTGAAAAAATATACACAACAAGGAGACTGAAAGAACATGACGACTATTCAACAGAGTTTGACCCGATTCCAGAGCAAAAAAAAGAAAGACGCCAGTATATTCCCCCACAATCTCACCCGTGGAAACTAGAGTCTTTCAAAAGATATCTTCGCAGCATCGGAAAAACACTCGAAGAATACGAAGCTGAACGAGCAGCTTAA
- a CDS encoding TcpE family conjugal transfer membrane protein, whose product MNKEKQLLDYREPFNAPYMIREIAKNVHLPFVVYAQDFTVATVSFAIVFSALLILFGMNQLVVMISLAIPYGLVQLFNRVEPDGKRADIFLKDYFLYLLTFVFGHKSLYHEQLHSFKQEKVIYDRCTIEQLSIKKEGEAKMNTLDVDQLKQEIKDSIVPELIHEFESLKAKEEGFYELFETDDEVLLMKKTLFRQFTDEVIPMSEVPKLIEQYQSLIKQSIRKRITRLL is encoded by the coding sequence ATGAATAAAGAAAAGCAGCTATTAGATTATAGGGAACCCTTCAATGCGCCTTATATGATTCGAGAAATTGCCAAAAACGTTCACTTGCCTTTTGTCGTTTATGCACAGGATTTCACAGTCGCAACAGTCAGTTTTGCGATTGTGTTTAGTGCTCTCTTGATACTTTTTGGGATGAATCAATTGGTAGTTATGATTTCTCTGGCTATTCCTTATGGTTTAGTGCAGCTATTTAACCGAGTTGAGCCAGACGGAAAGCGAGCAGATATTTTTTTGAAAGATTATTTTCTCTATCTTCTTACCTTTGTATTTGGGCATAAATCGCTCTATCATGAACAACTTCACTCATTTAAACAAGAAAAAGTAATTTATGATCGCTGCACTATTGAACAGCTTTCCATAAAAAAAGAAGGAGAAGCAAAAATGAATACATTAGATGTTGACCAATTGAAGCAAGAAATAAAAGATAGTATTGTTCCAGAACTAATCCATGAATTTGAATCACTAAAAGCTAAAGAAGAGGGTTTCTATGAGCTATTTGAAACAGATGATGAAGTATTATTAATGAAAAAGACACTCTTTCGACAATTTACAGATGAGGTTATTCCAATGTCAGAAGTTCCTAAATTAATAGAACAATATCAGTCATTAATCAAGCAATCCATTCGTAAACGAATCACTAGATTGTTATAG
- a CDS encoding antirestriction protein ArdA: protein MIDLYIKNPKSHNGRWFELPILWDIVQEKLELEDEQEYEVNDYSSPIKLFNFEDFEYMNEVAEQMNEHAGHEAIKYLEELIDYGFYNDLLEAFESIDDIQVYSDCYSYKEYAEQLVDDLGYLSGVPDLIKWNIDYVGIGEDLRQDGRLYQANDSTIIEVLS, encoded by the coding sequence ATGATTGACCTGTATATTAAAAATCCTAAATCCCACAATGGACGTTGGTTTGAACTCCCTATCCTATGGGACATTGTACAAGAAAAGTTAGAATTAGAAGATGAGCAAGAGTATGAAGTAAATGATTATTCATCACCCATCAAATTATTCAATTTTGAAGATTTTGAATACATGAATGAAGTTGCTGAGCAAATGAATGAACATGCAGGACATGAAGCCATCAAGTATTTAGAAGAATTAATCGATTATGGTTTTTATAATGACTTACTAGAGGCATTTGAAAGTATTGATGATATTCAAGTCTATTCTGATTGTTACTCTTACAAAGAGTATGCCGAACAACTGGTGGATGATCTTGGCTATCTATCTGGTGTACCTGACTTAATCAAGTGGAATATTGACTATGTCGGAATTGGTGAGGACCTACGCCAAGATGGTCGTCTCTATCAAGCAAATGATAGTACCATTATTGAGGTATTATCATGA
- a CDS encoding TcpD family membrane protein has product MKQKKITQSPQQRQLLTVKLTTVLSSLLFFFSLSPVAYADANAKEASNYILNDWIAPIFGVVVVYLVIKEFMNSKWIQGFAILFFGGIIYAVIKDPTSVLNSLSNLKSYFGL; this is encoded by the coding sequence ATGAAACAAAAGAAGATCACACAATCTCCTCAGCAAAGACAACTATTAACTGTCAAATTGACAACAGTATTGAGCAGCCTCTTATTCTTTTTCTCTTTGTCTCCAGTAGCCTATGCTGATGCAAATGCTAAAGAAGCAAGTAACTATATCTTGAATGACTGGATTGCGCCAATTTTTGGGGTAGTAGTTGTCTATTTAGTCATCAAAGAATTTATGAATTCAAAATGGATTCAAGGTTTTGCGATCCTCTTTTTTGGCGGTATTATTTACGCAGTTATTAAAGACCCTACAAGCGTTCTTAATTCACTTTCTAATCTAAAAAGCTATTTCGGGTTATAG
- a CDS encoding lysozyme family protein, whose amino-acid sequence MKARNLSLLLLAGSFFIFFMLIAGSDSSTTHSGSEEGQNLPEAVLRWKDKVTKEATKNEIPEAVPYLLGIIMAESGGNSEKYPDVMQCSESQGKPPNSIQDPNESIEVGIKYFADMWKGHREYDVLNIVQAYNFGGGFLSRSGKSYSLDRAIQFSKNQAGGKTVTYTNPIAVNLGYDYRYTYGNMFYAQIVKQYITSTSSNNSQENSAIVKSALKELDEGTHEGGMKYWQWYYFNGRVEWCAIFVSYNAEKAGVKMERFAYCPTGIENFKAKNQWQGKGNLPKNGNIIFFDWDGDSVSDHVGIVEKVENEVVYTIEGNSGDKIAKLSYEKNSPYIMGYGTPIVRT is encoded by the coding sequence ATGAAAGCACGTAATTTATCTCTTTTATTACTAGCAGGTTCCTTTTTTATATTTTTCATGCTTATTGCTGGAAGTGACTCTTCAACTACACATTCTGGTTCAGAAGAAGGACAAAACCTTCCAGAAGCAGTGCTTCGTTGGAAAGACAAAGTCACAAAAGAAGCTACTAAAAATGAAATTCCCGAAGCAGTTCCTTATTTATTAGGAATCATTATGGCAGAATCAGGGGGAAATTCAGAAAAATATCCTGATGTTATGCAATGTTCTGAAAGCCAAGGAAAGCCACCAAATTCAATTCAAGATCCAAATGAATCCATTGAAGTTGGCATAAAATATTTTGCTGATATGTGGAAAGGACACCGAGAATACGATGTTTTAAATATTGTACAAGCATATAATTTTGGAGGTGGCTTTCTAAGTCGTTCAGGTAAGAGCTACTCTCTGGATCGTGCGATTCAATTTTCAAAAAATCAAGCAGGTGGAAAAACAGTCACTTATACTAATCCTATAGCTGTCAACTTAGGCTATGATTATCGTTATACGTATGGCAATATGTTTTACGCTCAAATTGTTAAACAGTACATCACTTCTACTTCCAGCAATAATAGCCAAGAAAATTCAGCTATTGTAAAATCAGCACTTAAAGAATTAGATGAAGGAACACATGAGGGAGGGATGAAGTATTGGCAATGGTACTACTTCAACGGACGTGTTGAATGGTGTGCCATTTTTGTTTCTTATAATGCTGAAAAAGCTGGCGTTAAAATGGAACGGTTTGCTTATTGCCCAACAGGTATTGAAAATTTTAAAGCTAAAAACCAATGGCAGGGGAAAGGAAATTTGCCTAAAAATGGCAATATCATCTTTTTTGATTGGGATGGTGATTCTGTTAGCGACCATGTAGGAATCGTGGAGAAAGTAGAAAATGAAGTTGTTTATACAATTGAAGGAAATTCAGGAGATAAGATTGCTAAACTAAGTTATGAAAAAAATAGCCCTTATATTATGGGGTATGGAACACCTATCGTTCGAACATGA
- a CDS encoding conjugal transfer protein — MKFIKEKKTPTPTLPKEEKVATIRTTRLFFLLVTLFLIISGPIGFIKSTQMQGLIRKEQMILTKTIQKELEKNINTPVTSELYKQFLQPFITAYINIPAEQQAFEKRFTSLQETYFTITLEEEKNTGTERKLLSSDFYDLVNENGQLVAQYRISYEITAPVTKERDVKKKEGDKEVVIKEKYIDYEKIENQALLNIHFTQLKNQSFKVTAYPYFTIEPSLTSQNGQSQMLDISQYQQVDNKEEKTVISFIQSFLDKYVSASLEDMAFMMKEPEILTGNYQISNSQIEPFFKDKQLFAFVTFDVIDGETKIGHKETMTLLLKQRESTYFIETIHHYLGGI, encoded by the coding sequence ATGAAGTTTATCAAAGAAAAAAAGACGCCTACACCTACTTTGCCTAAAGAAGAGAAAGTAGCAACTATTAGAACAACTCGACTCTTCTTTCTACTAGTGACACTTTTTCTAATCATAAGTGGTCCCATTGGCTTTATCAAATCAACACAAATGCAAGGATTGATTCGCAAAGAACAAATGATACTAACAAAAACCATTCAGAAAGAATTAGAAAAAAATATAAATACACCTGTTACATCAGAATTGTATAAACAGTTTCTACAACCTTTCATCACAGCTTACATTAATATTCCTGCCGAACAGCAAGCATTTGAAAAACGCTTTACTTCACTCCAAGAGACCTATTTCACGATAACACTCGAAGAAGAAAAAAATACAGGCACTGAACGAAAATTGCTCTCTTCTGATTTTTATGATCTAGTCAACGAAAATGGACAATTGGTGGCTCAGTACCGTATTTCCTATGAAATCACTGCTCCAGTTACAAAAGAACGAGATGTAAAGAAAAAGGAAGGTGATAAAGAAGTAGTTATCAAAGAAAAATATATTGATTACGAGAAAATTGAAAATCAGGCATTGTTAAATATTCATTTTACACAATTAAAAAATCAATCCTTTAAAGTGACTGCTTATCCTTATTTTACTATTGAACCTTCACTAACTTCACAAAATGGGCAATCACAAATGCTAGATATTTCTCAATACCAACAAGTCGATAACAAAGAAGAAAAAACCGTTATCAGCTTCATTCAGTCATTTCTCGATAAATATGTATCTGCTTCATTGGAAGATATGGCATTTATGATGAAAGAACCAGAAATACTAACAGGTAATTATCAGATAAGCAACAGCCAAATTGAACCCTTTTTCAAAGACAAACAACTTTTTGCCTTTGTTACATTTGATGTTATTGATGGTGAAACAAAAATAGGACACAAAGAAACTATGACTTTATTGTTGAAACAACGAGAAAGCACTTACTTTATTGAAACAATCCATCATTATTTAGGAGGAATTTAA